One stretch of Rhodoferax lithotrophicus DNA includes these proteins:
- a CDS encoding GntR family transcriptional regulator, translated as MTFISPPTRTLPAYEQARPSSNNRSPAVPGGPVTACRVRRPCGKQFGVSRMTVNRAVEELAVEGVVSRVQGSGTVAARAEAAHLGLKPSAPCLAGRSVGLVICKN; from the coding sequence ATGACATTCATCTCTCCACCGACTCGAACGCTACCCGCCTATGAGCAGGCAAGGCCTTCATCAAACAACAGATCACCAGCGGTACCTGGCGGCCCGGTGACAGCATGCCGAGTGAGGCGGCCTTGCGGCAAGCAGTTTGGGGTCAGCCGCATGACGGTGAACCGGGCCGTGGAAGAGCTGGCGGTGGAGGGCGTGGTGAGCCGGGTGCAGGGCTCGGGCACGGTGGCCGCGCGTGCCGAAGCGGCGCACCTGGGCTTGAAACCCTCTGCCCCCTGTCTGGCTGGCCGGTCAGTAGGGCTGGTGATCTGCAAAAATTGA
- a CDS encoding BatD family protein — protein sequence MKRMIPRLAATLLAASLCLSALASVTATLDKTRIALGDTVRLLVQSDGSTSAQPDIGPLQQDFEVLGSSRGSSTQIINGRISSQAQVTLMLSPRHAGTLAIPPLRWGNEQSAGLTLTVDAGNAANTGTDGPAEGAPVSISATLDQKQPYVQSAVVLTIRLYVGTAISQASLDLPSNSDVLVRQLGEDSQSSETRHGRTYQVIERQYVLTPQRSGKLSLKGPLLEAQVPSGSVNDLNDFFGNAFGRTPFSQLLGGMRPLRLSASAIEMNVLPRPAAASGADWLPAKQLTLREHWRPETGPLHVGEPLTRHLQLSALGISGAQLPDLAKLMPLPDGIKAYPDQAKNDDKLQNGSLLGSREQDIALIASQPGHYELPAVRLAWWDTASNTPSEATLPARSLDILPAVGGQAVAPAQTQPSAGPMPDQTPATTPASAANQSPLASRIASVNPSSADFWPWLSAALALLWLGTLVAWWWSRRSGVMGQPRVEPSPSAAPAPGPAANLSAEQALRALQAACRNHDAQAARRQVLAWAAACWPQSAPRGLNALARQLAEPRFTTVLQALDRACSTASPWTGDALAQAFASAPKPQSAGKNSPLIPDLYD from the coding sequence ATGAAAAGGATGATCCCCCGCCTTGCTGCCACGCTGCTGGCCGCCAGCCTGTGCCTGTCGGCGCTGGCCAGCGTGACCGCAACTTTGGACAAAACCCGTATCGCCCTGGGTGACACCGTGCGCCTGCTGGTGCAAAGCGACGGCAGCACCAGTGCACAGCCCGACATCGGGCCCCTGCAACAGGACTTTGAGGTGCTGGGCAGCAGCCGCGGCTCCAGCACCCAGATCATCAACGGCCGCATCTCGTCACAGGCGCAGGTGACGCTGATGCTGTCACCCAGACACGCCGGCACGCTGGCCATCCCGCCGCTGCGCTGGGGCAACGAGCAGTCTGCCGGGCTGACACTCACCGTGGATGCCGGCAACGCCGCCAACACCGGCACCGATGGCCCAGCCGAAGGGGCGCCCGTCTCCATCTCGGCCACGCTGGATCAAAAGCAGCCCTACGTCCAATCGGCGGTGGTGTTGACCATCCGGCTGTATGTGGGCACGGCCATCAGCCAGGCCAGCCTGGACTTGCCCAGCAACAGCGACGTGCTGGTGCGGCAGCTGGGCGAAGACAGCCAAAGCAGCGAAACGCGCCACGGGCGCACCTACCAGGTGATCGAGCGCCAATACGTGTTGACCCCGCAACGCAGTGGCAAGCTCAGCCTGAAGGGGCCGTTGCTGGAGGCCCAGGTGCCCTCGGGCAGCGTGAACGACCTCAACGACTTTTTTGGCAACGCCTTCGGGCGCACGCCGTTCAGCCAGCTGCTGGGCGGCATGCGCCCACTGCGCCTGTCGGCCAGCGCGATTGAGATGAATGTGCTGCCACGTCCTGCCGCCGCCAGCGGAGCCGACTGGCTGCCCGCCAAACAGCTCACGCTGCGGGAACACTGGCGACCCGAAACCGGCCCACTGCATGTGGGCGAGCCACTGACACGCCACCTGCAGCTCAGCGCCCTGGGGATCAGCGGGGCGCAACTGCCTGACCTGGCCAAGCTGATGCCGCTGCCGGACGGCATCAAGGCCTACCCCGATCAGGCTAAAAACGACGACAAGCTGCAAAACGGTTCCTTGCTGGGCAGCCGCGAGCAAGACATCGCGCTGATCGCCAGCCAGCCCGGGCACTACGAATTGCCCGCCGTGCGGCTGGCCTGGTGGGACACCGCCAGCAACACCCCGAGCGAAGCCACTTTGCCCGCCCGCAGCCTGGACATTCTGCCCGCCGTGGGGGGCCAGGCAGTGGCCCCGGCGCAGACCCAGCCCAGCGCGGGCCCGATGCCGGATCAGACACCCGCCACCACCCCGGCCAGCGCCGCCAACCAGAGTCCGCTGGCTAGCCGCATCGCGTCGGTGAACCCAAGTTCGGCCGACTTCTGGCCCTGGCTCAGTGCCGCTCTGGCGCTGCTGTGGCTGGGCACGCTGGTAGCCTGGTGGTGGTCGCGCCGGTCTGGGGTGATGGGCCAACCCCGTGTGGAACCATCCCCGTCTGCTGCGCCAGCGCCAGGCCCGGCGGCCAATCTCTCGGCAGAGCAGGCTTTGCGTGCGCTGCAAGCCGCTTGCCGCAACCACGACGCGCAGGCCGCCCGGCGGCAGGTGCTGGCCTGGGCCGCGGCATGCTGGCCGCAGTCTGCGCCACGCGGACTGAATGCACTGGCCCGGCAACTGGCCGAGCCCCGCTTCACCACGGTGCTGCAAGCGCTGGATCGCGCCTGCAGCACCGCGTCCCCCTGGACGGGCGATGCACTGGCCCAGGCCTTTGCCAGCGCACCCAAGCCCCAGTCTGCAGGCAAAAATTCGCCGCTGATCCCGGATTTGTATGACTGA
- a CDS encoding aldehyde dehydrogenase, giving the protein MQETLPTDWHAEALNIRPRTQAFIGGRAVDAVDGRTFATINPATGKVLAQLARCGQADVDLAVQSAREAFESGVWSRIPPRERKRVLRRLAALILSNAKELALLDSLDMGKPIADAFSIDVPGAAAVMDWYADAIDKVYGEVVPTAADVVATITREPVGVVAAIIPWNFPLDMAAWKLGPALAAGNSVILKPAEQSPLSALRLAELALEAGIPAGVFNVLPGLGEEAGQALGLHPDVDCIAFTGSTQVGKFFMRYAAESNMKMVWLECGGKSPMLVFADCEDLDAAAQSAAAGIFYNQGEVCSATSRLLVEASIHDAFVERLKAHALSRQPADPLDTNTTMGAMVDQNHCARVMQFIADAQAEGGTLVAGGTRVTVGESDCFVAPTIFTQIRPDMTLAREEVFGPVLAVTAFHSEAEALALANDSIYGLAASVWTGSLSRAHRVARALRVGTVSVNSVDAIDPAMPFGGVKQSGFGRDLSLHAFDKFTQLKSTWIGLQA; this is encoded by the coding sequence ATGCAAGAAACACTCCCCACCGATTGGCACGCGGAAGCCCTCAACATTCGTCCACGCACCCAAGCCTTTATTGGCGGGCGCGCAGTGGATGCCGTAGACGGCAGGACTTTCGCCACCATCAACCCAGCTACCGGCAAGGTATTGGCGCAGCTTGCCCGTTGCGGCCAGGCTGATGTGGATCTGGCTGTGCAGTCCGCTCGTGAGGCGTTTGAATCGGGTGTTTGGTCACGTATTCCGCCGCGCGAACGCAAGCGTGTGCTGCGGCGGCTGGCCGCGCTGATTCTGTCCAACGCCAAAGAGTTGGCATTACTCGACAGCCTGGACATGGGCAAACCCATCGCCGATGCCTTCAGCATTGATGTGCCCGGCGCGGCCGCAGTCATGGACTGGTACGCCGATGCCATTGACAAGGTCTATGGCGAAGTGGTGCCCACAGCCGCCGATGTGGTCGCCACCATCACCCGCGAACCAGTGGGCGTGGTGGCAGCCATCATCCCCTGGAACTTCCCATTGGATATGGCAGCCTGGAAGCTGGGGCCAGCCCTGGCTGCAGGCAACAGTGTCATTCTCAAGCCAGCCGAACAAAGCCCGTTATCGGCCTTGCGCCTGGCAGAGTTGGCACTGGAGGCGGGCATTCCTGCCGGGGTGTTCAATGTGCTGCCTGGGCTGGGAGAAGAAGCCGGGCAGGCTCTGGGTCTGCACCCCGATGTGGATTGCATCGCCTTTACCGGGTCCACCCAGGTTGGCAAGTTCTTCATGCGCTATGCCGCTGAATCGAACATGAAGATGGTCTGGTTGGAGTGCGGTGGCAAGAGCCCCATGCTGGTCTTTGCCGACTGCGAAGACCTGGATGCAGCGGCCCAGAGTGCTGCGGCTGGCATTTTCTACAACCAAGGCGAGGTGTGCTCGGCCACCTCACGCCTGTTGGTAGAAGCCAGCATCCACGATGCCTTTGTTGAACGGCTCAAGGCACATGCCCTGAGCCGCCAGCCGGCTGACCCGCTGGATACCAACACCACCATGGGGGCCATGGTCGACCAGAATCACTGCGCGCGCGTCATGCAATTCATTGCCGACGCGCAGGCTGAGGGCGGCACCCTCGTGGCCGGTGGCACGCGCGTCACCGTGGGTGAGAGCGACTGTTTTGTGGCCCCCACCATCTTCACGCAAATACGCCCTGATATGACCCTGGCCCGCGAAGAGGTGTTTGGCCCGGTGCTGGCCGTTACCGCTTTTCACAGCGAGGCCGAAGCCTTGGCCCTGGCCAACGACAGCATTTACGGTCTTGCCGCCTCGGTCTGGACGGGTAGCCTGAGCCGAGCCCACCGCGTGGCACGCGCCTTGCGCGTGGGCACGGTCTCAGTCAATTCCGTAGATGCTATCGACCCCGCCATGCCCTTTGGGGGTGTCAAGCAATCGGGCTTTGGGCGTGACCTCTCGCTGCATGCTTTTGACAAATTCACCCAGCTCAAATCCACCTGGATCGGCCTTCAAGCCTAG
- a CDS encoding VWA domain-containing protein — MSLDAWVQAFHFLRPLWLLALPPLWALVAWLAHRRARGEDWSGVIDADLLPALQLDGQDAGAPVARMARPWPWLALAWTLAVLALAGPSWQQDSSPAYRAPAAWVLVLDLSPSMAATDLAPNRVTRARYALDDVLGAAHDAQVGLVAFSDEPYVVTPLTQDVATVRALMPALAPDMMPSAGDHLAPALAQAQKMLAASGTRDQHIIVATDGLDDPAAALRMASSLKAQGVSVSVIGVGTPGGAPLRQADGSFAKDAQGQPQLARLNQEPLQQLATLGGGRYVEAASVSTLVADLQATHPMPGEALAATGVEVAHWHDAGAYLLPALLLLAALLARRRWL, encoded by the coding sequence ATGAGCCTTGACGCATGGGTACAAGCCTTTCATTTTTTGCGCCCGCTGTGGCTGCTGGCCTTGCCACCGTTGTGGGCGCTGGTGGCGTGGCTGGCGCACCGGCGGGCGCGCGGTGAAGACTGGTCGGGCGTGATTGATGCCGACTTGCTGCCCGCCTTGCAACTCGATGGCCAGGATGCTGGCGCACCAGTGGCCCGCATGGCACGCCCATGGCCCTGGCTGGCACTGGCCTGGACACTCGCCGTGCTGGCCCTGGCCGGCCCCAGTTGGCAACAAGACAGCAGCCCGGCCTACCGCGCCCCTGCGGCCTGGGTGCTGGTGCTGGATCTGTCGCCCTCCATGGCCGCCACAGACCTGGCCCCCAATCGCGTCACACGCGCCCGCTATGCGCTGGACGATGTGCTGGGTGCGGCGCACGATGCCCAAGTGGGCCTGGTGGCCTTCAGTGACGAACCCTACGTCGTGACCCCGCTGACTCAGGACGTGGCCACCGTGCGCGCCCTGATGCCCGCACTGGCCCCCGACATGATGCCCAGCGCCGGGGATCACCTGGCCCCGGCGCTGGCGCAAGCGCAAAAGATGCTGGCCGCGTCCGGCACGCGGGATCAACACATCATCGTCGCCACCGACGGGTTGGACGACCCGGCTGCAGCCTTGCGCATGGCCAGCAGCCTCAAGGCACAAGGGGTGTCCGTCAGCGTGATCGGTGTGGGAACCCCGGGCGGTGCACCCTTGCGCCAGGCCGACGGCAGTTTTGCCAAAGATGCACAGGGCCAGCCGCAACTGGCCCGCCTGAACCAGGAGCCCTTGCAGCAACTCGCCACACTCGGCGGCGGGCGCTATGTGGAGGCCGCCAGCGTGTCCACTCTGGTGGCCGATTTGCAGGCCACCCACCCAATGCCGGGTGAGGCCCTGGCCGCCACCGGGGTGGAGGTGGCCCACTGGCACGATGCCGGGGCCTATTTATTGCCCGCCTTGCTGCTGCTGGCAGCCTTGCTGGCACGCCGGAGGTGGCTATGA
- a CDS encoding tetratricopeptide repeat protein: MKKVAFTATLMLLAAQAQADTGAAGWWSSLWRNADQRGEALLQQGQPAEAAKTYADPRRKAQAQFKAGDYAAAAQELSSLNDSEAHYNRGNALAHAGDLAAALKAYDAALKLAPQHADARHNRDLVAKALAQQQAADKNQPQNGQPGQPKDGQPSDQKDKLQDGSQDGTPNNPQGQSQKPASQGPSGDKPGNGSNKPPDAKPGDKPGDKANDKPGSTGNNQPAAGVQKPSAAASGPQKAAQANPATASSAANDAEQARRDAQASLQAAQAAKAAPAAKGQSTADGIQTGASAASSTPLTENQMAQEQWLRSIPDDPGGLLRRKFMIQHLMRQRDAKP, from the coding sequence ATGAAAAAAGTAGCATTCACAGCCACCCTGATGCTTCTGGCAGCGCAGGCGCAGGCCGATACCGGTGCTGCAGGCTGGTGGTCCAGCCTGTGGCGCAATGCCGACCAACGTGGTGAGGCCTTGCTGCAACAAGGCCAGCCCGCAGAGGCCGCCAAAACCTATGCCGACCCGCGCCGCAAGGCCCAGGCCCAGTTCAAGGCCGGTGACTATGCCGCCGCCGCCCAGGAACTCAGCAGCCTGAACGACAGCGAAGCCCACTACAACCGGGGCAATGCCCTGGCCCACGCCGGTGATCTGGCCGCCGCGCTCAAGGCCTATGACGCCGCCCTCAAGCTGGCTCCCCAGCACGCCGATGCCCGCCACAACCGCGATCTGGTCGCCAAGGCGCTGGCGCAACAACAGGCGGCTGACAAAAACCAGCCGCAAAACGGGCAACCGGGCCAGCCCAAGGACGGCCAGCCAAGTGATCAAAAGGACAAGCTGCAAGACGGCAGCCAGGACGGCACGCCAAACAACCCGCAAGGCCAGTCGCAAAAGCCCGCATCGCAGGGCCCATCCGGTGACAAGCCGGGCAATGGCTCCAACAAGCCACCGGATGCCAAACCAGGCGACAAACCGGGGGACAAGGCCAATGACAAGCCAGGCAGCACGGGGAACAACCAGCCAGCCGCTGGCGTGCAGAAACCCAGCGCCGCTGCCTCCGGCCCACAGAAGGCGGCGCAGGCCAACCCAGCCACGGCCTCGTCAGCCGCCAACGATGCCGAGCAGGCCCGCCGTGATGCCCAGGCCAGCTTGCAAGCGGCTCAAGCTGCAAAGGCTGCCCCTGCTGCCAAAGGGCAGAGCACCGCTGACGGCATCCAGACCGGGGCCAGCGCCGCAAGCAGCACCCCCCTGACGGAAAACCAGATGGCCCAGGAACAGTGGCTGCGCAGCATCCCCGATGACCCCGGCGGCTTGCTGCGGCGCAAATTCATGATTCAACACCTGATGAGACAACGAGACGCGAAACCATGA
- a CDS encoding aspartate aminotransferase family protein: MTTLDTQRSTQEYQAIDASHHIHAFIDQKALNAEKPRVITKGYGAYVEDSDGNRYLDGMSGLWCTNIGYGRKDLVAAAAKQMEDLSYYNMFFHTTHPAVIELSNRLFDFLPKRYSHVVYTNSGSEANELLIRTVRRYWDVVGKPSKKILIGRWNGYHGSTVGSASLGGFKFMHEMGDLPIANIAHIGEPYWYAHGGAATPEAFGLTSAQELEATILALGAENVGAFVAEPFQGAGGMIFPPASYWPEIQRICRKYNVLLCADEVIGGFGRTGEWFSHQHFGFEPDTLTIAKGLTSGYVPMGGLVLSRHMADTLVENGGVFAHGLTYSGHPVAAAVALANINALDQEGIVERVKNDTGPYLQKLLHETFSMHPLIGEIQGQGFVAAIQFAQNKATRTLFENETEVTWRCRTLGFEEGVIVRSTAGRIIMAPTLVMTRDQIDELVEKTHRAVNRTAQELGLL, encoded by the coding sequence ATGACAACCCTTGACACCCAGCGCAGTACCCAGGAATACCAGGCCATTGACGCATCCCACCACATTCACGCCTTTATTGATCAAAAGGCTTTGAATGCTGAAAAACCGCGCGTCATTACCAAGGGCTACGGTGCCTATGTAGAAGACAGCGATGGCAATAGGTACCTGGACGGCATGTCGGGCCTGTGGTGCACCAACATCGGCTATGGCCGCAAGGATTTGGTAGCCGCTGCGGCCAAGCAGATGGAGGATCTGAGCTACTACAACATGTTCTTCCACACCACGCATCCGGCGGTGATTGAGCTCTCCAACCGCTTGTTTGACTTTCTACCCAAGCGCTACAGCCATGTGGTTTACACCAATTCGGGCTCGGAAGCGAATGAGTTGCTGATCCGCACGGTACGCCGTTACTGGGATGTGGTCGGCAAACCCAGCAAGAAAATCCTGATCGGTCGCTGGAACGGCTACCACGGCTCCACGGTGGGCAGTGCCTCTTTGGGCGGTTTCAAATTCATGCACGAGATGGGTGACTTGCCGATTGCCAACATTGCCCATATTGGCGAACCGTATTGGTATGCCCATGGCGGTGCGGCAACGCCGGAGGCCTTTGGGCTCACATCGGCCCAGGAACTTGAAGCCACAATTCTGGCGTTGGGTGCTGAGAATGTGGGTGCTTTTGTGGCCGAGCCTTTTCAGGGTGCGGGCGGCATGATTTTTCCGCCAGCCAGTTACTGGCCCGAAATCCAGCGCATCTGCCGCAAGTACAACGTGCTGCTGTGTGCCGATGAAGTGATTGGCGGCTTTGGTCGCACCGGAGAATGGTTTTCACACCAGCATTTTGGTTTTGAGCCCGACACCTTGACGATTGCCAAGGGATTGACCTCTGGCTATGTACCCATGGGTGGGCTGGTCTTGTCGCGGCATATGGCCGACACGCTGGTCGAAAACGGCGGCGTGTTTGCCCACGGTCTGACCTATTCCGGCCACCCTGTAGCCGCTGCCGTGGCGCTTGCCAATATCAATGCACTGGATCAAGAAGGTATTGTGGAACGCGTGAAGAACGACACCGGTCCTTACTTGCAGAAGCTCTTGCATGAGACCTTCTCCATGCATCCATTGATTGGTGAAATCCAAGGGCAGGGCTTTGTCGCAGCCATCCAGTTTGCGCAGAACAAAGCCACCCGCACCCTGTTTGAAAACGAGACCGAGGTGACCTGGCGCTGCCGCACATTGGGCTTTGAAGAGGGCGTGATTGTGCGCTCCACTGCGGGGCGCATCATCATGGCACCCACGCTGGTTATGACGCGCGACCAAATCGACGAGTTGGTGGAGAAGACCCACCGCGCGGTGAATCGCACGGCTCAGGAACTGGGCCTCCTGTAA
- a CDS encoding helix-turn-helix transcriptional regulator has translation MTQLVDGLDRPNFWQLLARSMGDYAEFDSHLVLKFSGNEMPTVLAANMMESGGADSRLQDYLNGLFLLDPFFTHWRETRYSGFYRLDEVAPDAFKRTDYYKRYFRLNVAEDEVQFVHAIDKDHAICLALGSKRRFKPAEVAVLASLAAWVNALIRQRLRFEKSTEISLSLHRPTTSLKLKLEETMRKGNAPKLTARELEITHLILSGFSAKSISAKLAISAETVKVHKKHLYAKLGVESQSAMFSMFFNAQ, from the coding sequence ATGACCCAGTTGGTAGATGGGCTGGACAGACCCAATTTCTGGCAGCTGCTTGCCCGCTCGATGGGCGACTACGCCGAATTCGACAGCCACTTGGTGCTGAAGTTTTCCGGCAATGAGATGCCCACCGTGCTCGCGGCCAACATGATGGAGTCGGGTGGAGCAGATTCACGGCTGCAGGATTACCTCAACGGCCTGTTTCTGCTGGACCCCTTTTTCACCCATTGGCGGGAGACCCGGTACAGCGGTTTTTACCGCTTGGATGAAGTGGCTCCCGATGCCTTCAAACGCACGGACTACTACAAACGTTACTTCCGCTTGAATGTGGCCGAGGATGAGGTGCAGTTCGTGCACGCGATCGACAAAGACCATGCCATTTGCTTGGCCCTGGGCTCCAAGCGCAGATTCAAACCGGCCGAGGTGGCAGTGCTGGCAAGCCTGGCTGCTTGGGTGAATGCGCTCATACGGCAACGCCTTCGCTTTGAAAAGTCCACAGAGATCTCACTTAGCCTGCACAGGCCAACGACTTCATTGAAGCTCAAATTAGAAGAGACCATGCGCAAAGGCAATGCACCCAAGCTGACGGCGCGTGAGCTGGAAATCACGCACCTGATCTTGAGCGGTTTTTCGGCCAAGAGCATCTCCGCCAAGCTGGCAATATCAGCAGAAACCGTCAAAGTACACAAAAAGCATCTCTACGCCAAACTGGGTGTGGAGTCGCAATCGGCCATGTTTTCGATGTTTTTCAATGCGCAGTAA
- a CDS encoding DUF4381 domain-containing protein encodes MGSMNPDWLAQLAPNHAPAPPGWWPLAPGWWGLALLTLLLMAGLGYWQTRRPVRLRRVALKELAQLEKTPLPDAQWAAALEHLVRRYALARYGREAVAGLSGQRWINFVAAHGGVDWQGEAGAALLQAAYGGPVQPKRAHWVAGARAFFKSKA; translated from the coding sequence ATGGGCAGCATGAACCCTGACTGGCTGGCACAACTGGCCCCCAACCACGCGCCAGCGCCGCCCGGCTGGTGGCCGCTGGCACCGGGCTGGTGGGGGCTGGCGCTGCTGACCCTGCTGCTGATGGCGGGCCTGGGGTATTGGCAAACCCGCCGCCCAGTGCGCTTGCGCCGCGTCGCCCTGAAAGAGCTGGCCCAGCTGGAAAAGACCCCGCTCCCCGATGCCCAATGGGCTGCGGCGCTGGAGCACCTGGTGCGCCGTTACGCCCTGGCCCGCTACGGACGCGAAGCCGTGGCCGGTTTAAGCGGCCAGCGCTGGATCAACTTTGTGGCCGCCCATGGGGGCGTGGACTGGCAGGGCGAGGCCGGTGCTGCACTGCTGCAAGCCGCCTATGGCGGCCCCGTTCAACCGAAGCGCGCACACTGGGTGGCCGGTGCGCGGGCGTTTTTCAAATCGAAAGCATGA
- a CDS encoding VWA domain-containing protein, with product MMHFAWPWMAVFLPLPWLAGRVLPPAPPQGGALFLPFAASVASAGVTGFRATPRARVLLFALVWLLLVGAAMRPQWLGEPQPVPTTGRRLMMAVDASGSMAEQDMAGGATRLQVVQTVAGEFIRHRSGDQLGLILFGSQPYLQAPLTTDLDTVGQFLREAVIGVAGQQTAIGDAVGLALKRLQAHRDAAGPQDKMVLILLTDGGNDAGLMDPIPAAKMAAAAGLRIYTIGVGAPVEQGAFGPSGNTGLDEATLQTMAQITGGAYFRATDATALQAVYRHIDQLEPASGETQWVRPSSEWFAWPLALALLLSVGVVLMRERS from the coding sequence ATGATGCACTTTGCCTGGCCCTGGATGGCCGTGTTTTTGCCCCTGCCCTGGTTGGCCGGGCGTGTTTTGCCACCGGCCCCACCCCAGGGTGGGGCCTTGTTTCTGCCCTTTGCCGCCAGCGTGGCCAGCGCGGGGGTAACGGGTTTTCGGGCCACGCCACGCGCACGGGTGCTGCTGTTTGCGCTGGTCTGGCTGCTGCTGGTGGGTGCGGCCATGCGCCCGCAATGGCTGGGCGAGCCGCAGCCGGTGCCCACCACCGGGCGGCGCTTGATGATGGCGGTGGATGCCTCAGGCTCGATGGCCGAACAGGACATGGCCGGGGGCGCCACCCGGCTGCAGGTGGTGCAAACGGTGGCCGGTGAATTCATCCGCCACCGAAGCGGTGATCAGCTGGGCCTGATCCTGTTTGGTAGCCAACCCTATCTGCAAGCCCCGCTGACGACCGACCTGGACACCGTGGGCCAGTTCCTGCGCGAGGCGGTCATTGGGGTAGCCGGGCAACAGACTGCGATTGGTGATGCGGTGGGCCTGGCGCTCAAGCGGCTTCAGGCCCACCGTGACGCAGCCGGGCCACAAGACAAGATGGTGCTGATTTTGCTGACCGACGGCGGCAACGATGCCGGGCTGATGGACCCCATTCCCGCTGCCAAGATGGCCGCCGCCGCAGGCTTGCGCATTTACACCATTGGCGTGGGCGCACCAGTGGAGCAGGGTGCTTTTGGGCCAAGCGGCAACACCGGTCTGGATGAGGCCACCCTCCAAACCATGGCCCAGATCACCGGCGGAGCCTACTTCAGGGCCACCGATGCCACGGCTTTGCAAGCCGTCTACCGCCACATTGACCAGCTGGAGCCCGCCAGCGGCGAAACCCAGTGGGTTCGTCCCAGCAGCGAGTGGTTTGCCTGGCCGCTGGCGCTGGCCTTGCTGCTGAGCGTCGGCGTGGTCTTGATGAGGGAGAGATCATGA
- a CDS encoding DUF58 domain-containing protein — MKLPELIDLVALRGAARGLSLHAHRPALAQLLGAHRSAQRGRGLEFEEVRPYAAGDDARTIDWRVTARRGKPHTKLFREERERPVWIVADLQPGLLFGSRRQFKSTLLLHAAALLGWVAALGGDRVGAVVSDGAAPPRILPGRTREAGVLPLLQALVESQPRAPGLPSASGLEAALNTLRPLLQPGSLVLLLSDFTGLNAAVPDLLAGVSARCDCRLLWVTDPLERNGLPAGSHRVGLPGRLWWLDGLGSRPAWQAAWQQREQALTQLAAQLNLPLVALDTADVFPDRLIALLKEPTWAA, encoded by the coding sequence ATGAAACTGCCGGAACTCATCGACCTGGTGGCCTTGCGCGGCGCAGCGCGGGGCCTGAGCCTGCACGCCCACCGCCCGGCGCTGGCGCAACTGCTCGGCGCGCACCGCAGCGCCCAGCGGGGCCGCGGGCTGGAGTTTGAGGAGGTGCGCCCCTATGCCGCCGGGGATGATGCCCGCACCATCGACTGGCGCGTCACCGCCCGGCGCGGCAAGCCACACACCAAGCTGTTTCGCGAAGAGCGCGAGCGCCCGGTCTGGATCGTGGCCGACCTGCAGCCGGGGCTGCTTTTTGGCAGCCGCCGCCAGTTCAAGTCAACCCTGCTGCTGCACGCCGCCGCGCTGCTGGGCTGGGTGGCAGCCCTGGGCGGCGACCGGGTGGGGGCGGTGGTCAGTGACGGCGCAGCGCCCCCCCGCATCCTGCCTGGCCGCACGCGCGAGGCCGGTGTGCTGCCCCTGCTGCAAGCCCTGGTAGAAAGCCAACCGCGCGCACCCGGCCTGCCCAGCGCCAGCGGACTGGAAGCCGCTTTAAACACCCTGCGCCCGCTGCTGCAGCCCGGCAGCCTGGTGCTGCTGCTAAGCGACTTCACCGGCCTGAATGCGGCCGTGCCCGACCTGCTGGCCGGGGTCAGTGCCCGCTGCGACTGCCGCCTGCTGTGGGTCACCGACCCGCTGGAGCGCAACGGCCTGCCCGCAGGCAGCCACCGCGTGGGCCTGCCCGGGCGCTTGTGGTGGCTGGACGGGCTGGGCAGCCGCCCGGCCTGGCAAGCCGCCTGGCAACAGCGGGAACAGGCGCTCACCCAGCTGGCGGCGCAGCTGAACCTGCCGCTGGTGGCGCTGGACACCGCCGACGTTTTCCCGGATCGGCTGATCGCCCTGCTCAAGGAGCCCACATGGGCAGCATGA